A region of Flavobacterium indicum GPTSA100-9 = DSM 17447 DNA encodes the following proteins:
- the nusA gene encoding transcription termination factor NusA produces the protein MENIALIESFSEFKDDKLIDRVTLMVILEDVFRNALKKKYGSDDNFDIIINPDKGDMEIWRNRVVVADGEVEDPNSEISLSDARKIEPDFEVGEDVSEEVKLIDLGRRAILALRQNLISKIHEHDNTNLYKQFKDLIGDIYTAEVHHVRPKMVVLMDDDGNEIVLPKDKQIPNDFFKKGENVRGIIENVELKGNKPQIIMSRTSPLFLEKLFEQEIPEVFDGLINVKKVVRIPGEKAKVAVDSYDDRIDPVGACVGMKGARIHGIVRELGNENIDVINYTTNTQLYITRALSPAKVSSVKIDEENKKAEVFLKIEEVSKAIGRNGQNIKLASQLTGYELDVIREGIVEEEDDVELREFTDEIDEWIIEEFEKIGLDTARSIIDQDVQDLVRRTDLEEETILDVIRILKEELEG, from the coding sequence ATGGAGAATATTGCATTAATAGAATCATTTTCAGAGTTTAAAGATGATAAACTTATAGATAGAGTTACCCTTATGGTAATCTTAGAAGATGTGTTTAGAAATGCGTTGAAGAAAAAATATGGTTCAGACGACAATTTTGACATTATCATTAATCCTGATAAAGGAGATATGGAAATTTGGAGAAATCGTGTAGTTGTTGCTGATGGTGAAGTAGAAGATCCAAATTCTGAAATTTCATTGTCAGACGCAAGAAAAATTGAGCCAGATTTTGAAGTAGGAGAAGATGTTTCTGAAGAAGTTAAATTAATTGATTTAGGGAGAAGGGCTATTTTGGCTTTGCGTCAAAATTTAATTTCAAAAATTCATGAGCACGATAATACAAATCTTTACAAGCAGTTTAAAGATTTAATTGGTGATATTTATACAGCAGAAGTACATCATGTGCGTCCTAAAATGGTAGTGTTGATGGATGATGATGGAAATGAAATCGTTTTACCGAAAGACAAACAAATTCCAAATGATTTCTTTAAAAAAGGAGAAAATGTTAGAGGTATTATTGAGAATGTTGAATTGAAAGGAAATAAACCTCAAATTATTATGTCTAGAACGTCTCCATTGTTCTTGGAGAAGTTATTTGAGCAAGAAATTCCTGAGGTTTTTGATGGTTTAATCAATGTGAAAAAGGTAGTGAGAATTCCGGGTGAAAAAGCAAAAGTAGCTGTAGATTCTTATGATGATAGAATTGATCCGGTAGGAGCATGTGTGGGAATGAAAGGAGCCCGTATTCACGGAATTGTACGTGAATTAGGAAACGAAAATATTGATGTAATTAATTATACAACAAATACGCAATTATACATCACAAGAGCATTAAGTCCTGCAAAAGTTTCTTCAGTTAAAATTGATGAAGAAAATAAAAAAGCAGAAGTGTTCTTAAAAATTGAAGAAGTTTCTAAAGCTATTGGACGTAATGGTCAAAACATTAAATTAGCTAGCCAGTTAACAGGTTATGAGTTAGATGTAATCCGTGAAGGTATAGTTGAGGAAGAAGATGATGTGGAATTAAGAGAGTTTACAGACGAAATTGATGAGTGGATCATTGAAGAGTTTGAAAAAATTGGTTTAGATACTGCAAGAAGTATCATTGATCAAGATGTTCAGGATTTGGTAAGAAGAACTGATCTTGAAGAGGAAACTATCTTAGACGTAATTAGAATTTTAAAAGAAGAATTAGAAGGTTAA
- the infB gene encoding translation initiation factor IF-2, protein MSEERAIRINKVLKEFNISLDRAVETLKDKGHTIEHSPNAKISQLEYDVLCNTFSADKGNKVASKEVGEEKKKEKEAIKREIEKELEEKRRAEEERQKQEIIKAKAVVTGPKTLGKIELNPKKVEEEVKPEVQPEIVAKVVEEKVVETPVVEEKKIEEKPVVEQQVKVVEEKPKVETAKPVVENKPVQNPVFTEKKQIVPPTQEVKKVDADAPVAEEKIETQYQKLSGATFTGQTIDLSQFNKPKKKKEDFKKDNNNKPGGAPNSQNGGAAGANNKNKRKRITKPTGNTPGGNNQGQGGQNGQGNNQGQGGFKKPFGGNDRFKKGQKPVVAKVEPTEEEVKNQIKETLERLQGKGNKSKAAKYRRDKRDSHRQRSEDEQLQQELESKILKVTEFVTVGEIASMMDVPITKVIGTCMSLGIMVTMNQRLDAETLTIVADEFGYEVQFITTDIEENIEVVEDRPEDLKSRAPIVTVMGHVDHGKTSLLDYIRKTNVIAGESGGITQHIGAYAVKLENGQRITFLDTPGHEAFTAMRARGAQVTDIAIIVIAADDDIMPQTKEAISHAQAAGVPMIFAINKVDKPTANPDKIKEKLAAMNLLVEEWGGKYQSHDISAKMGMGVNELLEKVLLEAEILELKANPNKPAQGTVVEAQLDKGRGYVSTILVQAGTLRIGDYVLAGKNHGKIRAMFDERGHAIKEAGPSTPVSVLGLDGAPTAGDKFNVYEDEREAKQIAAKRTQLIREQSVRTQKHITLSEIGRRIALGQFKELNIILKGDVDGSVEALSDSFLKLSTEEIQINIIHKGVGAITESDVLLASASDAIIIGFNVRPQGNAKMLAEKEEIDIRNYSIIYAAIDDLKDAMEGMLSPEMKEEITGTAEIRELFKISKVGTIAGCMITDGKIFSKSKIRLIREGVVIYTGELAALKRFKDDVKEVSKGYDCGIQIKNYNDLQEYDVIEGFHEVEVKKKLK, encoded by the coding sequence ATGTCTGAAGAAAGAGCAATACGAATTAATAAAGTTTTAAAAGAATTTAATATTTCATTGGATAGAGCCGTGGAAACACTAAAGGATAAAGGTCATACTATTGAACATAGTCCTAACGCGAAAATATCTCAATTGGAATATGACGTCTTATGCAATACTTTTTCGGCTGATAAAGGAAATAAAGTCGCTTCTAAAGAAGTAGGCGAAGAAAAGAAAAAGGAAAAAGAAGCAATAAAACGTGAAATCGAAAAGGAACTCGAAGAAAAGCGTCGTGCAGAAGAGGAAAGACAAAAACAAGAAATTATCAAAGCAAAAGCTGTAGTTACAGGTCCAAAAACGCTTGGTAAAATCGAGTTAAATCCTAAAAAAGTTGAAGAGGAAGTAAAACCTGAAGTTCAGCCAGAAATTGTTGCTAAAGTTGTTGAAGAAAAAGTAGTTGAAACTCCTGTTGTTGAGGAGAAAAAAATAGAAGAAAAACCTGTTGTTGAACAACAAGTTAAAGTTGTTGAAGAGAAACCTAAAGTTGAAACGGCTAAACCAGTTGTAGAAAATAAACCTGTTCAAAATCCTGTATTTACAGAGAAAAAACAGATTGTGCCTCCAACGCAAGAAGTTAAAAAAGTGGATGCTGATGCGCCTGTAGCTGAAGAAAAAATTGAAACACAATATCAAAAACTTTCAGGTGCAACTTTTACAGGTCAAACTATTGATTTGTCTCAATTTAATAAGCCTAAAAAGAAAAAAGAAGACTTTAAAAAAGACAATAACAACAAACCTGGTGGTGCACCAAACAGCCAAAATGGTGGTGCTGCAGGTGCAAATAACAAAAATAAACGTAAAAGAATCACGAAGCCAACAGGTAACACGCCTGGAGGAAATAATCAAGGGCAAGGTGGACAAAACGGACAAGGGAACAATCAAGGGCAAGGTGGATTTAAAAAGCCATTTGGCGGAAATGATCGTTTCAAAAAAGGTCAAAAACCAGTTGTGGCTAAAGTAGAGCCAACAGAAGAAGAAGTTAAAAATCAAATTAAAGAAACTTTAGAAAGATTACAAGGAAAAGGTAATAAATCTAAAGCGGCAAAATATAGAAGAGACAAACGTGATTCACACCGTCAGCGTTCAGAAGATGAACAATTACAACAAGAATTAGAAAGCAAAATCTTAAAAGTAACAGAATTCGTTACCGTTGGAGAAATTGCTTCTATGATGGATGTGCCAATTACTAAAGTTATCGGGACGTGTATGTCGTTAGGTATCATGGTAACTATGAACCAACGTTTAGATGCGGAAACATTAACAATTGTTGCGGATGAATTTGGATATGAAGTACAATTTATTACAACTGATATTGAAGAAAATATTGAAGTTGTAGAAGATCGTCCAGAAGATTTAAAATCAAGAGCGCCAATCGTTACTGTTATGGGTCACGTTGACCACGGAAAAACGTCTTTATTGGATTACATTCGTAAGACCAATGTAATTGCTGGTGAGTCAGGGGGTATTACACAACATATTGGAGCCTATGCAGTAAAATTAGAGAACGGTCAAAGAATTACGTTCTTAGATACTCCGGGTCACGAGGCGTTTACGGCTATGCGTGCACGTGGAGCACAAGTTACCGATATTGCGATTATTGTAATTGCTGCCGATGACGATATCATGCCACAAACAAAAGAGGCAATTAGTCACGCACAAGCTGCTGGAGTTCCAATGATTTTTGCCATCAATAAAGTAGATAAGCCAACGGCAAATCCAGATAAAATTAAAGAAAAATTAGCAGCAATGAACTTGTTAGTAGAAGAGTGGGGTGGTAAATACCAATCACATGATATTTCTGCTAAAATGGGTATGGGTGTTAACGAATTATTAGAAAAAGTTTTATTAGAAGCTGAAATTTTAGAATTAAAAGCGAATCCAAATAAGCCAGCACAAGGAACAGTGGTAGAAGCACAATTAGACAAAGGTCGTGGTTATGTGTCTACAATCTTAGTTCAAGCCGGTACGTTGAGAATTGGTGATTATGTATTAGCAGGTAAAAACCATGGTAAAATCCGTGCAATGTTTGATGAACGTGGTCATGCGATTAAAGAAGCAGGTCCGTCAACACCGGTTTCTGTATTAGGTTTGGATGGTGCGCCTACAGCTGGAGATAAATTCAATGTGTATGAAGATGAAAGAGAAGCAAAACAAATTGCTGCAAAACGTACACAATTGATTCGTGAGCAATCGGTAAGAACACAAAAACACATTACCTTATCTGAAATTGGTCGTCGTATTGCTTTAGGTCAGTTTAAAGAATTAAACATTATCTTAAAAGGTGACGTGGATGGTTCGGTAGAAGCATTGTCAGATTCATTCTTAAAATTATCTACAGAAGAAATTCAAATCAATATCATTCATAAAGGTGTTGGAGCCATTACAGAATCAGATGTATTATTAGCTTCTGCTTCAGATGCAATTATCATCGGATTTAACGTTCGTCCGCAAGGAAATGCGAAAATGTTGGCTGAAAAAGAGGAAATCGATATCAGAAACTACTCAATCATCTATGCTGCAATTGATGACTTAAAAGATGCAATGGAAGGAATGTTATCGCCTGAAATGAAAGAAGAAATTACGGGTACTGCTGAAATTCGTGAGTTATTCAAAATTTCTAAAGTGGGAACAATTGCTGGATGTATGATTACTGATGGAAAAATCTTCAGTAAATCTAAGATCCGTTTAATTCGCGAAGGTGTAGTTATCTACACGGGTGAATTAGCAGCATTAAAACGATTCAAAGATGATGTAAAAGAAGTTTCTAAAGGCTACGATTGTGGTATTCAAATTAAAAACTACAACGATCTTCAAGAATACGACGTAATCGAAGGATTCCATGAAGTTGAAGTTAAAAAGAAATTGAAATAA
- a CDS encoding flavin reductase family protein yields the protein MQFDPSKICGSDTYKLLTGIIIPRPIGWISTVSSTGEYNLAPFSFFNAVGEDPPHVMFSTVRTGDKNKDTLNNVLATKQFVVNMVTEDLVEKMNTTAQAIPSDESEFDLAGLTPIPSVFVQAPRVKECLVTLECEMVHHYFLEDHKNGGACIIIGKVLLFHVDEKVLLEGTKINMDIYKPVARLAGSNYSKLGEIFSIKRN from the coding sequence ATGCAATTTGACCCCTCTAAAATATGTGGTTCGGATACTTATAAATTACTTACCGGTATAATTATACCAAGACCTATTGGATGGATTTCTACTGTAAGTTCAACAGGTGAATATAATTTAGCTCCCTTCTCATTTTTTAATGCCGTAGGAGAAGATCCTCCACATGTCATGTTTTCTACAGTTCGAACTGGAGATAAAAATAAAGATACACTAAATAATGTTTTGGCTACGAAACAATTTGTTGTCAATATGGTTACAGAAGATTTAGTGGAAAAAATGAATACGACTGCGCAGGCCATTCCTTCTGATGAAAGTGAATTTGATTTGGCTGGATTAACACCTATTCCATCTGTATTTGTGCAAGCACCACGTGTCAAAGAATGTTTAGTGACCCTAGAATGTGAAATGGTGCATCATTATTTTTTAGAAGACCATAAAAATGGCGGCGCTTGCATTATAATCGGTAAAGTGCTACTCTTTCATGTCGACGAAAAAGTACTCTTAGAAGGAACAAAAATAAACATGGATATTTATAAACCTGTAGCTCGTTTAGCAGGTTCAAATTATTCTAAATTAGGAGAAATATTTTCCATTAAAAGAAATTAA
- a CDS encoding oxidoreductase produces MKITVIGGGPGGLYFSILTKKAMPHCQIDVYERNKPDDSFGFGVVFSDETLGEFLKRDMESYELIRSNFAYWDDIIIARDGEEVSIAGNGFCGCSRKTLLKLLHQRCREEGVSLHFEAEIPDESVFADSDIILAADGIGSAIRTKYQKEFGTQITLKKNRFVWLGSTKPLDAFTYFFRTTPHGVIVAHSYQYEPGMSTWIFECSDETWQKHGFEVTNEQDTISKIQELFKEELDGHPLISNKSHWRQFPHVVNKNWYYKNIVLLGDAKATAHYSIGSGTKLAMDCAIGLSDAVIANPTNVQAAFQQYEAIRRNPVEMIQYAALVSLDWFENMDRNNQHPFYQFAFGCMTRSKKVTYENLQIRDKSFTDKVLKEFNMNCHSELVTESNSTPAAFTTFKLRDLEFANRIVMAPMGQYKAVDGIVNDWHFQHYSSRALGGVGLILTEMTAISETGRITESCAGIYTHEQIEAWKRITAFVHSHSKTKIGIQIGHSGRKGATLEPWKGNNQPMNTPWELVAASALPFKEEFSVPKEMSVQEMAEVKMQFKQAAINAEQAGFDMIELQAHHGFLLASFLSPLTNIRTDEFGGTIENRLKYPLEVFKEMRSVFPNDKPMSVRISAADWAEGGISEDEVLVMAQAFKEAGADVINVSTGNTVANQNPVVGRMWQTPFSDAVRNSIHIPTITAGYIQDIDQINTIILNGRADLVALGRPLLLDPYFVRNAQAYENFKANDIDVSYQAGISHLYPLKASERKQMEGMKKALKPKSNKK; encoded by the coding sequence ATGAAAATAACAGTAATTGGTGGAGGTCCAGGCGGGCTGTATTTCTCAATATTGACCAAAAAGGCAATGCCACATTGTCAAATTGATGTGTATGAACGAAATAAACCGGATGATAGTTTTGGTTTTGGAGTCGTTTTTTCCGATGAAACCTTAGGTGAATTTCTGAAACGCGATATGGAATCTTATGAATTAATAAGAAGCAACTTTGCCTATTGGGATGATATCATAATTGCTCGAGACGGTGAAGAAGTCAGTATTGCAGGAAACGGTTTTTGTGGTTGTTCAAGAAAAACACTATTGAAATTGTTACACCAAAGATGTAGGGAAGAAGGGGTGAGCTTGCATTTTGAAGCTGAAATTCCAGATGAATCGGTTTTTGCTGATTCGGATATTATTTTGGCCGCTGATGGAATTGGAAGTGCTATTCGAACTAAATATCAAAAAGAGTTTGGTACACAAATTACGTTGAAGAAAAATAGATTTGTTTGGTTGGGTTCAACGAAACCATTAGATGCCTTCACGTATTTTTTTAGAACTACACCACACGGTGTAATTGTGGCTCATAGTTACCAATATGAACCTGGAATGAGTACTTGGATTTTCGAATGTAGCGATGAAACTTGGCAAAAACATGGGTTTGAAGTGACTAACGAACAAGATACTATTTCAAAAATTCAAGAATTATTTAAGGAAGAATTAGACGGTCATCCTTTGATTTCAAATAAATCGCATTGGCGACAGTTTCCACATGTGGTAAATAAAAATTGGTACTATAAAAATATTGTTTTATTAGGTGATGCTAAAGCAACGGCTCATTATTCTATTGGGTCAGGAACCAAATTAGCAATGGATTGTGCTATTGGATTGTCTGATGCGGTTATTGCAAATCCTACAAATGTACAAGCAGCTTTTCAACAGTATGAAGCAATTCGAAGAAATCCAGTTGAAATGATTCAGTACGCGGCTTTAGTTTCGTTAGATTGGTTTGAAAATATGGATCGTAATAACCAACATCCTTTTTACCAATTTGCCTTTGGATGTATGACTCGCTCCAAAAAAGTAACTTATGAAAATCTTCAAATAAGAGATAAATCGTTTACTGATAAAGTTTTGAAAGAATTTAATATGAATTGTCATTCTGAACTAGTTACAGAATCTAATTCAACACCTGCCGCTTTCACTACTTTCAAACTTCGAGATTTAGAATTTGCTAACCGAATTGTTATGGCGCCTATGGGACAGTACAAAGCAGTTGATGGAATAGTAAATGATTGGCATTTTCAACATTATTCGTCAAGAGCTTTAGGAGGAGTTGGGCTGATTTTGACTGAAATGACAGCTATTTCAGAAACGGGAAGAATTACTGAATCTTGCGCCGGAATTTATACACACGAACAAATTGAAGCATGGAAACGAATTACGGCATTTGTGCATTCTCATTCGAAGACTAAAATTGGAATCCAAATTGGACATTCCGGGAGAAAGGGTGCAACTTTAGAGCCTTGGAAGGGTAATAACCAACCCATGAATACGCCTTGGGAACTTGTAGCTGCTTCTGCACTACCTTTTAAAGAAGAATTTTCGGTTCCTAAAGAAATGTCTGTTCAAGAGATGGCTGAAGTTAAAATGCAATTCAAACAAGCAGCTATCAATGCTGAACAAGCTGGGTTTGATATGATTGAATTACAAGCCCATCATGGATTTTTATTGGCTTCGTTCTTATCTCCTTTGACTAATATTCGAACGGATGAATTTGGCGGTACAATTGAAAATAGATTGAAATATCCTTTAGAAGTATTTAAAGAAATGCGTTCTGTGTTTCCAAACGACAAACCCATGTCGGTTCGTATTTCTGCTGCTGATTGGGCTGAGGGTGGAATTTCAGAAGATGAAGTATTAGTAATGGCACAAGCGTTTAAGGAGGCTGGAGCTGATGTAATTAATGTTTCCACAGGAAATACAGTTGCCAATCAAAATCCAGTTGTGGGTAGAATGTGGCAAACGCCTTTTTCTGATGCCGTTCGAAATTCCATACATATACCTACTATTACTGCTGGTTATATTCAAGATATTGATCAAATAAATACTATTATTTTAAATGGACGTGCCGATTTAGTTGCGCTAGGAAGACCATTGTTGCTAGATCCCTATTTTGTGAGAAACGCACAAGCTTATGAAAACTTTAAGGCTAATGATATTGATGTTTCTTATCAAGCGGGAATATCGCATTTGTATCCGTTGAAAGCTTCGGAAAGAAAACAAATGGAAGGGATGAAAAAAGCGTTGAAACCAAAGAGTAATAAAAAATAA
- a CDS encoding four helix bundle protein, with product MKNDNVVQIKSYAFAVRIIKVFKFLSEQKKEFILSKQLLRCGTSIGVNIEKAIGGQSGKDFFAKLTISYKEARETHYWIRLLKDTNYLSVDEADSLLKDVEELL from the coding sequence ATGAAAAATGACAATGTCGTTCAAATTAAAAGTTATGCTTTTGCTGTTCGAATAATAAAAGTTTTTAAATTTTTATCAGAACAAAAGAAAGAATTTATTTTAAGTAAACAGCTTTTAAGATGCGGTACTTCAATTGGTGTAAATATTGAAAAAGCCATTGGAGGGCAATCTGGAAAAGATTTTTTTGCAAAATTAACTATATCATATAAAGAAGCAAGAGAAACGCATTATTGGATTAGATTATTAAAAGATACGAACTATTTGTCGGTTGATGAAGCTGATAGTTTGTTAAAAGATGTAGAAGAATTATTGTGA
- a CDS encoding AMP-binding protein, producing MLDNFAHKNLPNQELQPNYNFLDLPQFIRLEKLNCAYRLLDFHIENGNGSKICMHTFDETWTYQDLFDKANQIAHVLIDDLGLQSGNRVLLRSANNPMMVACWFAIIKAGGIVVATMPLLRAKELKTIIDCAEITHVICDHDLADEMRLVKSEYLQKTTFYRNSDLESKMASKPKNFINYNSKADDIALIGFTSGTTGLPKMTAHYHKDVLNICEAFPMYSLQPSSEDVFTGSPPIGFTFGLGGLVLFPFYFGASTFLIEKPTPDILLKAIQDFKITICFTAPTAWRVLTTKVEDFDISSLRKCVSAGETLPLKVWQDWYEVTGLKIIDGIGATEMLHIFISSNEENMKPGTTGKAITGYVAKIIDENGKEVAKNTPGRLAVQGITGCKYLNREDKQKEYVENGWNITGDIFKEDEEGYFHFVARGDDMIISSGYNIAAIEVESVLLTHEDVLECAVVGMPDSERGMLVCAHIVLKDAAKANDAHKNHIQHWFKENAAPYKYPRIIHFVEALPKTETGKIQRFKLK from the coding sequence ATGTTAGACAATTTTGCACATAAAAATTTACCCAATCAAGAGTTACAACCAAATTATAATTTTTTGGATTTACCCCAATTCATTCGTCTAGAAAAGCTTAATTGTGCCTATCGATTATTAGATTTTCATATCGAAAACGGTAATGGTTCTAAAATATGCATGCATACTTTTGATGAAACATGGACGTATCAAGATTTGTTTGATAAAGCAAATCAAATCGCACATGTTTTAATTGATGATTTAGGGTTACAATCAGGGAATAGAGTTTTGTTGCGTTCAGCCAATAACCCCATGATGGTAGCTTGTTGGTTTGCAATTATTAAAGCAGGTGGCATTGTGGTAGCAACCATGCCTTTATTACGAGCGAAAGAATTAAAAACAATAATTGATTGTGCCGAAATTACACATGTTATTTGCGACCATGATTTGGCTGATGAAATGCGATTGGTTAAAAGTGAGTACTTGCAAAAAACCACCTTTTATCGAAATAGTGACTTAGAAAGTAAAATGGCATCTAAACCCAAGAATTTCATAAATTACAATTCAAAGGCGGATGATATTGCTTTAATTGGTTTTACATCAGGAACTACGGGCTTGCCAAAAATGACGGCTCATTATCATAAAGATGTATTGAATATTTGTGAAGCATTTCCAATGTATTCTTTGCAACCAAGCAGTGAAGATGTGTTTACAGGTAGTCCTCCTATCGGATTTACCTTTGGTTTGGGAGGTTTGGTTTTGTTTCCTTTCTATTTTGGAGCATCTACTTTTTTAATCGAAAAACCAACTCCAGATATTTTATTAAAAGCAATTCAGGATTTCAAAATTACCATTTGTTTTACCGCACCAACGGCTTGGCGTGTTTTGACTACAAAAGTGGAAGATTTTGATATTTCTAGCTTAAGAAAATGTGTATCAGCGGGGGAAACATTGCCGTTAAAAGTCTGGCAAGATTGGTATGAAGTAACGGGACTCAAAATCATTGATGGAATTGGTGCTACCGAAATGTTGCATATCTTTATATCTTCTAATGAAGAAAATATGAAACCAGGAACTACTGGAAAAGCAATTACAGGTTATGTCGCAAAAATAATTGATGAGAACGGGAAAGAAGTGGCTAAAAATACACCTGGTCGTTTGGCAGTTCAAGGAATTACAGGTTGCAAGTACCTAAATAGAGAGGATAAACAAAAGGAATATGTTGAAAACGGCTGGAATATTACAGGTGATATTTTTAAGGAAGATGAAGAGGGTTACTTTCATTTTGTAGCCCGAGGAGATGATATGATTATTTCATCAGGATACAATATTGCCGCTATAGAAGTGGAAAGTGTGCTTTTAACTCATGAAGATGTTTTAGAGTGCGCTGTTGTGGGGATGCCCGACAGTGAAAGAGGAATGTTGGTTTGTGCACATATCGTTTTGAAAGATGCTGCGAAAGCAAATGATGCGCATAAAAATCACATTCAACATTGGTTTAAAGAAAATGCGGCTCCTTATAAATATCCTCGAATTATTCATTTTGTAGAAGCTTTACCAAAAACAGAAACTGGAAAAATTCAACGATTTAAACTAAAATAA
- a CDS encoding FMN-binding glutamate synthase family protein — protein sequence MRKAFLISSVTLLSLTGILIYVNWKFAFLLLIFLPLIAMGLFDMYQSKRTIRRNFPLLGRMRYLLESLGPEMRQYFIETDTDGKPFNRLQRALVYSRSKKETSTQPFGTQLNVYDVGYEWINHSIKAIPFHEVDAHPKVKIGSSQCTKPYNASMFNISAMSYGSLSKNAILALNAGAKIGGFYHNTGEGGLSPYHLEPGGDVVWNIGTGYFSTRTPDGKFSVEEFTKRATLENVKMIEIKFSQGAKPGHGGILPKEKVTDEIAAIRLVSKGNDIVSPPKHSAFTTPLELMDFVKLLRNHSGGKPIGIKICIGNKSEFIAICKAMVATNTYLDFITVDGGEGGTGAAPPEYSDHVGMPLRDALAFVYDCLNGFGIKEEIKIIASGKVVSGFDIIRCLSIGADLCNSARGMMFALGCIQALECHANTCPTGVATQDPKLTKGLVPEEKSIRVARFQEETVKSAMELMASAGLSHPDDVTRDVVSTRVERNVVETFAQTFPELEKGCLLNENSVPKSYLYFWKKATTESF from the coding sequence ATGAGAAAAGCATTTTTAATTAGTAGTGTAACTTTACTTTCATTGACTGGAATATTAATTTATGTCAACTGGAAGTTTGCCTTTTTATTGTTGATCTTTCTTCCTTTAATTGCAATGGGGCTTTTTGATATGTATCAATCCAAACGAACCATTCGAAGAAATTTTCCTTTGTTGGGTAGAATGCGGTATTTGTTGGAATCTCTAGGTCCAGAAATGCGTCAGTATTTTATTGAAACAGATACCGATGGAAAACCATTTAATCGCCTGCAACGTGCTTTGGTTTACAGTAGAAGTAAAAAAGAAACATCAACCCAGCCATTTGGAACTCAATTAAATGTTTATGACGTGGGTTATGAATGGATCAATCACAGCATCAAAGCAATTCCTTTTCATGAAGTTGATGCTCATCCTAAAGTAAAAATTGGATCTTCACAATGTACTAAACCCTATAATGCTAGTATGTTTAATATTAGTGCCATGAGTTATGGTTCGCTTAGTAAAAATGCTATACTTGCTTTGAATGCAGGTGCTAAAATAGGAGGTTTTTATCATAATACAGGAGAAGGTGGTTTGTCGCCGTACCATTTAGAACCTGGTGGAGATGTAGTTTGGAATATTGGTACCGGTTATTTTAGTACGCGTACTCCAGACGGAAAATTTTCGGTTGAAGAATTTACAAAAAGGGCAACGTTAGAAAATGTGAAAATGATTGAAATTAAATTTTCACAAGGTGCTAAACCAGGTCACGGAGGAATTCTTCCAAAGGAAAAAGTGACCGATGAAATTGCAGCGATTCGTTTAGTTTCTAAAGGCAATGATATTGTTTCACCTCCAAAACACAGTGCGTTTACAACTCCTTTAGAATTAATGGATTTTGTAAAATTATTGCGTAACCATTCGGGAGGTAAACCTATTGGTATTAAAATATGTATTGGTAATAAATCTGAATTTATTGCAATTTGTAAAGCTATGGTTGCAACCAATACTTATTTAGATTTTATCACAGTCGATGGGGGTGAAGGCGGAACCGGAGCTGCTCCACCCGAGTATTCTGATCATGTGGGCATGCCTTTACGTGATGCTTTAGCTTTTGTTTATGATTGCCTAAATGGATTTGGTATTAAAGAGGAAATTAAAATCATAGCCAGTGGAAAAGTTGTTTCTGGATTTGATATTATCAGGTGTTTGTCTATTGGTGCCGATTTGTGCAATTCGGCTCGAGGAATGATGTTTGCATTAGGGTGTATTCAAGCCTTAGAATGTCATGCAAATACATGTCCAACAGGCGTTGCTACACAAGATCCTAAGTTGACAAAAGGTTTGGTGCCCGAAGAAAAAAGTATACGTGTAGCACGATTCCAAGAAGAAACAGTTAAAAGTGCCATGGAATTAATGGCTTCTGCTGGTTTAAGTCATCCAGATGATGTAACAAGAGATGTGGTGAGTACTAGAGTAGAACGTAATGTAGTTGAAACATTTGCTCAAACTTTTCCAGAATTAGAAAAAGGATGTTTGTTGAATGAAAATTCAGTTCCTAAATCCTATTTGTATTTTTGGAAAAAAGCTACCACGGAATCTTTTTAA